A window from Caloranaerobacter ferrireducens encodes these proteins:
- a CDS encoding MetS family NSS transporter small subunit: MTVGAWIMLIIGVLFLYGGLFWSISIAKKSKN; the protein is encoded by the coding sequence ATGACCGTTGGAGCATGGATTATGCTTATAATAGGAGTATTATTCTTATACGGAGGACTTTTCTGGTCTATATCGATTGCAAAGAAAAGTAAAAATTAA
- a CDS encoding sodium-dependent transporter: protein MLDRERWSTRTAFVFAAIGSAAGLGNAWRFPYMAAENGGGAFLIPYFIALLTAGIPLLIAEFAIGHKFQAGAPTAFSKIKKGWESLGWLAIAASFVIITYYSVIMAWVIDYLWYSLKIAWGSAPKDFFLNKVLQISSGPGELGGFSLPIIIGLILAWGAIYWCIRNGVHSVGKVVKWTVPLPVIMLGILVIRALTLPGAIDGINFYLNPDFSKLLDPKVWASAYGQVFFTLSLAFGVMIAYASYLPRKSDITNNALITVFANCGISFLAGFAVFGTMGYMAFTKGALVSEVAGNGGVGLAFWTYPEAISLLPFGAVIFSLVFFIMLFTLGIDSAFSLIEGVVAGLVDKWGWNKKKVVRLTCLVGFIISFLYATKGGLYWLDIVDRYINNFGIVAVGLFEAIAIGWIYKTSKLRNYFNPISEVKLGKWYDVMIAVITPIVLGGILIWNIVQEIIDVVNGKFYGGYPLWSIIIGGWLMLAVVIIVSIVLGKTKSQYNSDVKIMQEE, encoded by the coding sequence ATGCTTGACAGAGAAAGATGGAGCACAAGGACTGCATTTGTTTTTGCAGCTATAGGCTCAGCTGCAGGATTGGGTAATGCGTGGCGTTTCCCTTATATGGCAGCTGAAAATGGAGGAGGAGCTTTCTTAATACCTTATTTTATAGCATTACTAACAGCTGGAATTCCTCTATTAATAGCAGAATTTGCTATAGGTCATAAGTTTCAAGCTGGTGCACCTACTGCTTTTAGTAAGATTAAAAAAGGCTGGGAGAGTTTGGGATGGTTGGCTATAGCAGCTAGTTTTGTAATAATAACTTATTATAGTGTGATTATGGCTTGGGTAATTGATTATTTATGGTATTCTTTAAAAATAGCATGGGGTAGTGCACCAAAAGACTTCTTCTTAAATAAAGTTCTTCAAATTTCTAGTGGACCTGGTGAATTAGGAGGATTTAGTTTACCGATTATAATAGGATTAATATTAGCTTGGGGAGCGATTTATTGGTGTATTAGAAATGGTGTGCATTCAGTAGGTAAGGTTGTTAAATGGACAGTGCCATTGCCTGTTATAATGCTCGGTATATTAGTAATAAGAGCTTTAACATTGCCAGGAGCAATAGATGGTATTAATTTCTATTTAAATCCTGATTTTTCAAAATTATTAGATCCTAAAGTTTGGGCATCCGCATATGGTCAAGTTTTCTTTACATTGAGTTTAGCATTTGGTGTAATGATTGCTTATGCAAGCTATTTGCCTAGAAAGTCAGATATTACTAACAATGCTCTTATTACAGTGTTTGCAAATTGCGGCATTAGTTTCTTAGCAGGTTTTGCAGTTTTTGGTACAATGGGATATATGGCTTTTACTAAAGGGGCTTTAGTTAGTGAAGTTGCAGGAAATGGTGGAGTTGGATTAGCTTTTTGGACTTATCCAGAAGCAATAAGCTTATTACCATTTGGTGCAGTAATATTCTCATTAGTATTTTTTATAATGTTGTTTACTTTAGGAATAGATTCAGCATTTTCACTTATTGAAGGTGTTGTTGCTGGTTTAGTTGACAAATGGGGATGGAATAAGAAAAAAGTTGTACGTTTAACATGTCTTGTAGGCTTTATTATAAGTTTCCTTTATGCTACAAAAGGAGGATTATACTGGTTAGACATTGTTGATAGATATATTAATAACTTTGGTATAGTAGCAGTTGGTTTATTTGAAGCAATTGCAATAGGTTGGATTTATAAAACATCAAAATTAAGAAATTACTTTAATCCTATATCTGAGGTGAAACTAGGTAAGTGGTATGATGTAATGATTGCTGTTATTACTCCAATAGTTCTTGGTGGAATATTGATTTGGAATATAGTACAAGAAATAATTGATGTAGTAAATGGAAAATTTTATGGGGGATATCCACTTTGGTCTATTATAATAGGCGGTTGGTTAATGTTAGCAGTTGTTATTATAGTATCTATAGTATTAGGTAAAACTAAGAGTCAATATAATTCAGATGTAAAAATAATGCAAGAAGAGTAG
- a CDS encoding nitroreductase family protein, translating into MERLDFIYKRHSVRKFKNIDVPIEDIKEIIKAGTYAPSGKNLQNWHFVVIKNKAKIEEMARIVERKNAELANYAKDENTKKSFTKYLKYHTVFRNAPVVILVYAGPYPSTGLELLKEKGASKEELDAVILPNPGIQNIAAAMENILLAASNMGYGTCWMTGPNYASKEIADYIGFKKEGYFLAAMTPLGVPEESELKSPPRKPLEEVMTIIE; encoded by the coding sequence ATGGAAAGATTGGATTTTATCTACAAAAGACATAGTGTTAGGAAGTTTAAAAACATAGACGTACCTATAGAAGATATAAAAGAAATAATAAAAGCTGGTACATATGCTCCATCAGGTAAGAATCTGCAGAACTGGCATTTTGTCGTTATAAAGAATAAAGCAAAAATAGAAGAGATGGCTAGAATCGTCGAGAGAAAAAATGCAGAACTTGCGAACTATGCAAAAGATGAAAATACTAAAAAGTCATTTACTAAATACCTAAAATATCATACAGTTTTTAGAAATGCACCAGTAGTAATATTAGTATATGCTGGTCCATATCCTTCAACTGGTCTTGAACTGCTAAAAGAAAAAGGAGCATCGAAAGAAGAGTTAGATGCTGTTATTTTACCAAACCCAGGTATACAAAATATCGCTGCTGCAATGGAAAACATTCTTTTAGCTGCATCTAATATGGGATATGGCACTTGCTGGATGACAGGACCTAATTATGCAAGTAAAGAAATAGCTGACTATATAGGTTTTAAAAAAGAAGGATATTTTCTTGCAGCAATGACTCCACTTGGAGTGCCAGAAGAATCTGAACTAAAAAGCCCACCAAGAAAGCCTTTAGAGGAAGTTATGACAATCATTGAATAA
- a CDS encoding HAD family hydrolase, translating to MIELDIPSYKQLKIKYVIFDYNGTLAVDGIMKSEIKEKLKKLSEKVEVYVLTADTYGNVKENLRDVNVNLKIISQENGKIDKLNFVKELGAEYCIAIGNGNNDMLMLKEVQIGIVIIGDEGCFVETIKNSDIITKNIDTCLDLLLNPNRLKATLRG from the coding sequence GTGATAGAATTAGATATACCATCATATAAACAATTAAAAATAAAGTATGTTATATTTGATTACAATGGTACTTTAGCTGTAGATGGCATTATGAAGTCTGAAATCAAAGAAAAGCTTAAGAAGTTAAGCGAAAAAGTAGAAGTTTATGTATTAACAGCTGATACATATGGCAATGTAAAAGAAAATCTTAGAGATGTAAATGTTAATCTCAAAATAATTTCTCAAGAAAATGGAAAAATTGATAAGCTTAACTTTGTTAAGGAATTAGGGGCTGAGTATTGTATAGCTATAGGCAATGGGAATAACGATATGCTTATGCTTAAAGAAGTACAAATAGGGATAGTGATAATAGGAGATGAAGGTTGTTTTGTAGAAACAATCAAAAATAGCGATATTATAACAAAAAATATAGATACTTGTTTAGATTTATTATTAAATCCTAATAGATTAAAAGCTACTTTGAGAGGATAG
- a CDS encoding glucose-6-phosphate isomerase, with the protein MNAITLDYSNALIKKHELEYMKAQISFAHKMLHEKNGPGNDFLGWVDYPINYDKDEFARIKLAAERIKETSDVFIVVGIGGSYLGARAAIEALGHTFYNILSKDKRKTPEIYFVGNNISGTYLRHLFDVIQGKDISINVISKSGTTTEPAIAFRILKEYMEKKYGREEARKRIFATTDKVKGALRKLAEEEGYETFVIPDDVGGRFSIFTPVGLLPIAVAGIDIDKIMEGAKAGREEYMVEDLEKNPCYQYAALRNILYRKGKDIEILVNYEPYLRYLAEWWKQLYGESEGKDGKGIFPASVEFSTDLHSLGQYIQDGRRDLFETVINIINPKEDIEIPKNEKNLDGLNYLKGKTMDFVNKRAFEGTLLAHTDGNVPNIVINVSEMNEYYFGKLIYFFEKACGISGYILGVNPFDQPGVEAYKKNMFALLGKPGFEDLREELIEKMKK; encoded by the coding sequence ATGAATGCTATTACATTAGATTACTCTAATGCTCTTATAAAAAAACATGAATTAGAATATATGAAAGCTCAAATTTCTTTTGCTCATAAAATGCTTCATGAAAAAAATGGACCAGGCAATGATTTTTTAGGTTGGGTAGATTATCCTATAAATTATGATAAAGATGAATTTGCAAGAATAAAACTAGCTGCTGAAAGAATAAAAGAAACTTCAGATGTTTTTATAGTAGTAGGTATTGGTGGTTCTTATTTAGGAGCAAGAGCTGCAATAGAAGCTTTAGGTCATACATTTTATAATATACTTTCTAAAGATAAAAGGAAAACACCTGAAATTTATTTTGTAGGAAATAATATTAGTGGTACATATTTAAGACATTTGTTTGATGTTATACAAGGTAAAGATATAAGTATAAATGTAATATCAAAGTCTGGGACTACAACAGAGCCAGCTATAGCATTTAGAATATTAAAGGAATATATGGAGAAAAAATATGGAAGGGAAGAAGCGAGAAAAAGAATATTCGCTACAACAGATAAAGTTAAGGGAGCATTAAGAAAATTAGCTGAGGAAGAAGGTTATGAAACTTTTGTGATACCTGATGATGTCGGAGGAAGATTTTCAATATTTACACCAGTTGGATTGTTGCCAATAGCTGTTGCAGGTATAGACATAGATAAAATTATGGAAGGTGCTAAAGCAGGTAGAGAAGAGTATATGGTAGAAGATTTGGAAAAAAATCCTTGTTATCAATATGCGGCTTTAAGAAATATACTTTATAGAAAAGGTAAAGATATAGAAATATTAGTTAATTATGAACCTTATCTTCGCTATTTAGCAGAGTGGTGGAAACAGTTATATGGAGAAAGTGAAGGTAAAGATGGTAAGGGAATATTCCCAGCTTCAGTTGAATTTTCAACAGACTTGCATTCTTTAGGACAATACATACAAGATGGTAGAAGAGATTTATTTGAAACGGTTATAAACATAATAAATCCTAAAGAAGACATAGAGATACCAAAAAATGAGAAAAATTTAGATGGACTTAATTATCTTAAAGGTAAGACTATGGATTTTGTAAACAAAAGAGCTTTTGAAGGTACATTACTTGCACATACTGATGGCAACGTACCTAATATTGTAATAAATGTATCTGAAATGAATGAATACTATTTCGGAAAGCTTATTTATTTCTTTGAAAAAGCTTGTGGAATAAGTGGATATATATTAGGGGTTAATCCTTTCGATCAACCAGGAGTTGAAGCATATAAGAAAAATATGTTTGCATTACTAGGTAAGCCAGGTTTTGAAGATTTAAGAGAAGAATTAATTGAAAAAATGAAAAAATAA
- the nadC gene encoding carboxylating nicotinate-nucleotide diphosphorylase, with product MLVLQIEDIIKNALIEDMNNGDITTDNLIGQDDISEAEIIAKEDGILAGIEIAEITFKLLDKDIQFYRLKEDGQFLRKGDVIAKIKGKTRAILSGERTALNFLQRLSGIATKTRKFVDKVEKYKVRVADTRKTTPGIRVLEKYAVKLGGGSNHRYNLSDAVMIKDNHIRAVGSIERAIKLMREKVSHTVKIEVEVETIEEFKQALSAGADIIMLDNMSIEKMKEAVSINNKKAILEASGNVNIDNIEEVAKTGVDVISVGALTHSVKALDISLNIK from the coding sequence ATGCTAGTGCTTCAAATAGAAGATATAATTAAAAATGCTTTGATAGAAGATATGAATAATGGCGATATTACAACTGACAATTTAATAGGACAAGATGATATTTCTGAAGCTGAAATTATCGCTAAAGAAGATGGGATATTAGCTGGAATAGAAATAGCTGAAATTACTTTTAAACTACTCGATAAAGATATACAATTTTATAGGTTAAAGGAAGATGGACAGTTTTTAAGAAAAGGTGATGTTATAGCTAAAATAAAAGGTAAAACTAGAGCTATTTTATCTGGCGAGAGAACAGCTCTAAATTTTCTTCAGAGATTATCAGGAATTGCAACTAAGACTAGAAAGTTTGTAGATAAAGTAGAGAAATATAAAGTTAGGGTAGCTGATACAAGAAAAACTACACCTGGTATTAGAGTTTTAGAAAAATATGCTGTAAAATTAGGCGGAGGGTCAAACCATAGATATAATTTATCAGATGCTGTTATGATAAAAGATAATCATATAAGAGCTGTTGGAAGTATAGAAAGAGCGATTAAATTAATGAGAGAAAAGGTTTCACATACTGTTAAAATAGAGGTAGAGGTTGAAACTATCGAAGAATTTAAACAAGCTCTAAGTGCAGGAGCTGATATTATAATGCTTGATAATATGAGTATTGAGAAAATGAAAGAAGCAGTGAGTATAAATAATAAAAAAGCTATATTAGAAGCATCTGGTAATGTTAATATAGATAATATTGAGGAAGTTGCTAAAACTGGAGTAGATGTAATTTCAGTCGGAGCATTAACTCATTCAGTTAAAGCATTAGATATCAGTTTGAACATTAAATAA
- the nadB gene encoding L-aspartate oxidase, whose product MGSKNTADVIIIGSGLAGVYTALNLDSRLNVKILSKGEIFDNNSSLAQGGIAASLEIDDLDAHIKDTLNAGSGVNNIDNLKIMVYEAKENVGKLIEFGVPFDRDSYGRLRTTLEGGHSRARILHAGGDATGKEIMKALYKEVVYRDNIEILDDTMAVELIKKDDKCIGVKIIKNDKLISIFSKAVVIATGGIGALYKNSTNSPLATGDGISMAYRAGCMLDNMEFIQFHPTALYSEGEGKKFLISEAVRGEGAYLRNKFGERFMLKIHPKGELAPRDIVAQSIHNELIKTNSEFVYLDITHKDRDFLIRRFPTIFNKCLEYGLDMSKDLIPVAPVEHYFIGGIKVNDDGMTSLENLYACGECTNTGVHGANRLASNSLLECIVFGRRIANSINNTIENIPLNILDSAYETEIKTEVDEYLFKTIKDRIRQTMDKYVGIVRTTSGLLKAREIIDDIYEMLKNKYRYSKEYIEVLNMAIVSKSIIESCIKRENSLGCHYRIN is encoded by the coding sequence GTGGGGTCAAAAAATACTGCTGATGTTATTATAATAGGCTCAGGTTTAGCTGGGGTTTATACGGCTCTTAATTTAGATAGCAGGTTGAATGTTAAGATATTATCAAAAGGAGAGATATTTGATAATAATTCTTCCCTTGCTCAGGGAGGTATTGCAGCAAGTTTAGAAATAGATGATTTAGATGCACATATTAAGGATACTTTAAATGCAGGTTCAGGTGTAAATAATATAGATAATTTAAAGATAATGGTATATGAGGCTAAAGAAAATGTAGGTAAACTTATAGAATTTGGAGTTCCTTTTGACAGAGATAGTTATGGAAGATTAAGAACCACATTAGAAGGTGGACACAGTAGAGCAAGGATACTTCACGCTGGTGGAGATGCAACAGGGAAAGAGATAATGAAAGCTCTGTATAAAGAGGTAGTTTATAGAGATAATATAGAGATTTTAGATGATACAATGGCTGTTGAGCTAATCAAAAAAGATGATAAATGTATAGGTGTCAAGATTATTAAAAATGATAAATTAATCAGTATATTTTCTAAGGCTGTAGTTATTGCAACAGGTGGGATAGGAGCTTTATATAAAAATAGTACTAATTCTCCTTTAGCTACAGGAGATGGTATATCAATGGCATACAGAGCGGGTTGTATGCTTGATAATATGGAATTTATCCAGTTCCACCCTACAGCACTTTATTCTGAAGGTGAAGGAAAAAAATTTTTGATATCAGAGGCTGTAAGAGGTGAAGGAGCATATTTAAGAAATAAGTTTGGAGAAAGATTTATGCTTAAGATTCATCCTAAGGGAGAATTAGCTCCTAGAGATATTGTTGCACAGAGTATACACAATGAATTAATCAAAACGAATAGTGAATTTGTATATTTAGATATAACACATAAAGATAGAGATTTTCTTATTAGAAGATTTCCTACAATTTTTAATAAATGTTTAGAATATGGTTTAGATATGTCAAAAGATTTAATACCTGTTGCACCTGTAGAGCACTATTTTATTGGAGGAATAAAAGTTAATGATGATGGAATGACTAGTTTAGAGAATTTATACGCTTGTGGAGAGTGTACTAATACAGGCGTACATGGAGCAAACAGATTAGCTAGCAATTCTTTATTAGAATGTATTGTGTTTGGTAGACGAATAGCTAACTCTATTAATAATACTATAGAAAACATTCCATTAAATATATTGGATAGTGCTTATGAAACTGAAATAAAAACTGAAGTGGATGAATATTTATTTAAAACTATTAAGGACAGAATAAGGCAAACTATGGACAAATATGTAGGAATAGTACGTACAACATCGGGGTTATTAAAAGCTAGAGAAATAATAGATGATATATATGAAATGCTGAAAAATAAATACAGATATAGCAAAGAATATATTGAAGTCTTAAATATGGCTATTGTATCAAAAAGTATTATAGAAAGCTGTATTAAAAGAGAAAATAGTCTAGGATGTCATTATAGAATAAATTAA